The genomic stretch TGTAAATATTTTTTTTAATTTTTTTTGTTCATTTTAAAATTAAAAACTCTTTTTTCTTGATTTTAATATAAAATTTCTCCCTAATTTTTTTTATTTTTTAAACTAAGGAGAAACTTTTTAAGTCTAATTATAGCTTAATTTTGTTTTTTTAATCTTACAGCTGGTTCTGAAGGTAATTTAAATAATGGTACAAATCTATCAAGTCCAGTTAAAGTTAAAATTAATATACTAGCTACTGCTATCATAGCTATAAAATTATATTTGATTATATCTGTTGGAACAAATTCATGTAATGGATAAACTATAGAAGCAATACCTATATAGAAAGCTATATATGCATGCCAAGGAATAAGTTGAGAACCAAATACAGCCATAGCATCACTGAATGTAGCATTTCTAAGTCTTAAAACATACATATCTTCTTCTGAACCTTCAACATTTTCTTCAACCATTTCTTTAATAATTGGTCCTATTGTTACTATTTGTGCCATTTCATCTGCAAGAGCAGCATTTCCAAATAAACATAGAACTCCATTGTAAAACATCAATTGTTTTACGCTACCTGAAATTCTTGAAAATAATTTTGATATAGGTTCAAAAGCATTCATACTTCTCATAATTCCACCAAAGGCCGCAATCCACATCATCATAACTACAACCCAACTTCCAGCAGATGAAAAACCACCCACTACCATATCTAAGTAATCCATTGTGCCTGTAACTGTTCCTGCCATCATTCCAAAAAGATAAGCAAAGAATAAACCAGAGAATAAACAAATAAATGTTTGAACTCCCATAAATGCTAAAACTAAAACTATTACTAATGGAATAGCCATATATAAAGGAACTCCACTTTTTACTTGATTCAATAAAGTTACTGCTGATTCTCTTTTTTCAGCAAGAGCTGTCCATACATCAGCTGGAATACTGTCAATTGCTTGAATAGGATCTCCTACTGTTGATGGTAGTCCCATTGTAAAACCTGCAATAGCAATAACTATTACTCCTGATAATAGAATAAGACCTGACCATACACCTTGGTGTCTAACTCTTCTTACAACTTCAACATCTTGGATACCAGAGCTTACTATTGTAGTATCTGAAATAAGCCCTATGTTATCTCCAAAACAAGCTCCTCCTGCAATAGCTGCTGTTGTCAATAAAAGATTTCCACCAACTATATGATTTAACCACAAAAATACAGGTGCACAAGCTGCAAATGTCCCCCAGCTTGTTCCAGTTGCTATTGATAATATTGAAGTGACAATAGCTCCTACAACTGCAACAGTTTTAGCAGTAATTCCAACCTTTAAGGCTATCAAGATAAGAGAAGCTCCAACACCTGTTGACATAAATGCTTCTGCCATTGCATAAGCTGCCATCAAGATAAACAATGCTACTTGAATTTCCTTTACACTATCTATCGCATGATTGACAATATCATTAAACTTTTGTTTTGTTAAAATCATTGCAATAAAACTAGCATAAATTGATGCAATTGGTGCAGCCATAAGCACATCAAACTTCATTACCATAAGAGTTGCCAATAAAAATACTGGACTTAACTTTAAAAACGCTTTCATACCAAACCTCCATAATTTTTTTATTTTTAATTTCTAATTGAATCTTAACCTTATAATATTGTAGATAGAATTTTGTCTCATAGATATGTTAAATATATCATTTTTATTTCTTTTTGTCTATATTAATTACAAATTAATCAATATATATAATGAATAATCATCTTATAAAAATTCAATAATAGCTTTACACCATAAAAAATTATTACTAGACCACATACTATATTTATAACTCTTAGCACTTTATTATTAAATTTATGACTAAATAATGATATAAAAATACTTAAACCCATAAACCAACAAAAAGATGCTGATGTAACTCCAAGTATAAAGTATATTCCTGCATCACTTGGAAGAGTTGCTCTAAATGCTCCAAGCATCATAGTTCCATCAATAATAGCTTGTGGATTAAACCAAGTTACAACACAGGCACTTGTTATCGCTTTTAGTAAAGGGATATCCATATTATCGTTTTTTTTGAGTTCACTTTTACTTCTTAAAAGTCCCTGACCAATATAGATTATAACTATACTTCCAACAAGTAAAATAATTAACTTCAACCATTCTAACTTATCTATCAAAAGTCCTATTCCAAAAAAACATGCAAATGCCAATGTCACATCAAAAAATATAACAATTAAAGCAATTAATAATGCCTTACTTCTCTTTTGGGTAATTGCAGAGTTAATTACAAATAAATTTTGTACTCCTATTGGAGCAACATAAGCAAGTCCCACTAAAAATCCTTGTAAATATTTCTCCATACACTACCTCTTTAAATTACTCTATTTATTCATACCTCTTTCAACCATTTCTTTTAAAATAAATGTTGCAACATCATCTGCATATTTTCCTGGTCCAAATCCTGCATCATACCCTAATTCTTTAGCTAAATCATTAGTTATTCTAGCTCCTCCTGCAATTAAAATTATTTTATCTCTTAATCCTTCTGCTTCTAATAATTCCACTAAATTAGTTAAATTTTCTATATGTACATCTTTTTGTGTTACAGTCTGAGATACTAATAATGCATCTGCTTTTAACTCTATTGCTTTTTTTATAAATTCTTCATTAGGAACTTGGCTTCCTAGATTATAAGCTCTTACTCCCTTATATCTTTCAAGTCCATAGTGTCCTGCATAACCTTTCATATTCATAATGGCGTCTATTCCAACTGTGTGAGCATCTGTTCCTGTACTTGCTCCAACCATTACAACTTCCCTGTCAAAATTTTCTTCTATATACTTTTCACATTCATGCATATCCATAGTATCTATTTCTAAGGCTTGAACTTTTATTGCAGTGTAATCTACACTGAAAGAAGTTGCTCCATAAACTACATAAAATGAAAACTCTTTATCAAGTGCTTCCGAAAAAGCTACTGCTGGATTTACAAATCCCATTTTTCTAGCAAGTTGTAATGCTGCTTCTACTCCTTTTTCATTACATGCAACTGGTAAAGTAAAACTCATTTGAACTTTACCATCATTCATTGTATCTCCATAAGGTTTAATTTGTGTTAAATCAAGTGTTGTATCAAAATCTCTTTTTTCTGTTGAATATAATCCTGAACTCATTATTTATCCCCTCCTAACATTAATGGAATGAAAGGATTGAAATATGTACTATCCTTTTCAAAAACTCCAGCAAGTCCCTTACCACCATCAATAGGTCTTCTTACTCCACCGAATACGCCTTTTTCTATTGTTTTGAAGATACCCATTGTTTCTATTGTCTTTAATAAATCAGCTGCTTTTTTAAGAACTTCTTGAGCTCTTGTATTCATTATTCCACCTTTTTTAAATTCTATGTCATTTCCAAAATCTTTTAAGTTGTTGAAAATATATCTTGCATTTTCTATTGATAATGCTCTATCTGACATAAAAGGTGTATGAATAGCTTCTGTAAGCATTCCTAATAAGTGGACTTTTTGTCCTGTTGTTATAGTTACTATATTAAACAACGCATCTTGTATATGTCCTTTAAATATATTCCCTGTCATAAATTTAGTAGGAGGCATGTATTTTAAAGGTGCTTTAGGGAATATTTCTCTTGCCATTTGTGCTTGAGCAAGTTCCAATAAGAAACCATTTGTTGTTCCTGGTTCCATTTCAAAAGCATGTCCAAGTCCCATTTGTTCTTCTGGTAAACCTGCTATCAATGCAAATTGTTCATTAATAAATTGAGAGGCTAAAACTGTATGAGCTTCTTCTATGGCATCAGCTGTTGTTAAATAGTTATCTTCTCCAGTATTTATTATAACCCCAGCAAAACCATTTATTATTCTTGAGAAAAATTGGTCAACCAATGTTCTTTTCATATTAATGTCTCTGAATAGTATTCCATATAGGGCATCATTAAGCATCATGTCCAATCTTTCTAACGCTCCCATTGCTGCTATTTCAGGCATACAAAGTCCAGAACAATAGTTACATAATCTTATATATCTACCTAATTCAACTCCAACATCATCAAGGGCTTTTCTCATTATTCTAAAATTTTCTTGAGTTGCCATTGTTCCTCCGAAACCTTCTGTTGTTGCTCCAAAAGGTACGAAGTCTAATAGAGATTGTCCTGTTGTTCTTATAACTGCAACAACATCAGCACCTTGTCTTGCTGCTGCAACTGCTTGAGTAACATCTTCATAGATATTTCCTGTTGCAACTATTACATAGATATAAGGTCCTTTTTTATCTCCACCAAATTGTTCTAAATAATCTTCTCTTGCTTTTCTATTAGCTTTTATTCTTTCAACTGTTGCATGAGTTATATCTTTTAAAGCTAATTGTATATCAAAATCATCATGCCATTGCATTTTTGTTATATCTAGCTCTTTTTTAGCAATTTTTTCTGCTATTTCTTGTGGTTGAAGTTTAGTTTCTATCATTGCATTTCCAATATATTTTGCAACTCCTAAACTTATATTTCCATTATCTTTTATAAAATCTACAACTACATTTGGTAATGGAACTCCAAACTCATCAACACCATCTATACCTAACAATCTACAAATTGTTCTTTCAACTGTAACTGTACTATGTGCATCTATGAAAACTTGAGAGTCAGCTGCAATTTTTTTAGCAGATTCACGAGCTTCCTTAACAAGTTCCCAATCAAGATCCAATTTTGCCATTATTGTTCCTCCCATTCATACTCTTTATAAATCATTTCAGAAATTTCATCATCTAAACCAATTAATTTTGCTATATTTAAAGCATCTTTTGGAACTTCTGTTTCTATACTTTCTTCCAAAGTAAAATCCATATTATCTTGAATAAGCTCTAAAGAATTATTTGCTTTCAAACTATTTTTTAGATTTTCAAAATCTAAATTTTTTAACCCTACCACTTGATAATGTTTCATATTGTTTTCAACAACAGAATCAAAGTGAGTAGTTATAACTGATATACTTGACTTTTCATTCAAATATTTTGCTAAGGCTCTTACAAATTTTTGTCCTTCTTTTGGATTTGTACCTCTTGCAAACTCATCAAAAACTATAAGTCCTGTTCCATTTTTTACATAAGAATTTATTTCCTTCAATTTTATTATCTCTGCTCCAAATGTGCTTAGTCCTTTTGAAATATCCTGCATATCATCTGATACAAAAAATATAAAATCTAAAAGAGGTATACTTGCATATTTTGCAAAAACAAAAAATCCCATTTGAAAAAGTAAAACATTTTCTGCTATTGTCTTTAATGCTACACTTTTTCCTCCCATATTAGCACCAGTTATCATAGTGGTTCCTACATTTAACTTTATACTAATAGGAGTATATTTTTTATTTTTAGTTTCTAAAACTTCTTTTACCTCCAAATTTACGGCATCTTTTAATATTATTTCTTTCTTCTTAGACACTATTGGTTTTATACCATTGTATTCTTTTGCAAATCTAACTTTTCCTAATACAAAATCTAATTCTCCAATTTTTTCAGTATTATTTAAAAAAATTGGAGCAAATTCTTTAACTAGTCCAGTCAAATTTCTTCTAATTTTGAATTCTTCTCTTTCTTCATCAACTAATATGGATAATCTTTCATTTTTTAATTTTTGAATAGTTTCATAGTCTGTTTCATTGAACAGCCTATTTTCAACTTCTTTTTTCTGTCTACGAATTTCCTTTAAAATCACAGAATAAGATTCATAAATATAAAAAGTAGCAATTTTTTCATTGTTAGGATCTAAAGCTTTTAATAATTCTCCTATATCTTCCAATATATAATCAGAAAATACATCTCTATTTTCATTTAAAAGTAGGTTTAGCTCTATCATAGCCATAAGTTGAACTTTTAATTCAAATAAATCTACTGTATCTAAAATAATATTATTTATTGCATTATCTACTGTTTTTCTTATATTATCAAATTTATAAAGAATCATCTCTAATTTCAACATTTCTCTTTTATCATTAGAAATAAGATTATAGATTTTCTCCATTCTTTCAAATTCTTTCTCTAACTTTTCTTCTTCACCTACTAAAAAATTACTTAAATTATTTAGTTTACTTTTTCCATAACCTGAATACATATCAATCCTTGATAATAATTCTTTAAAATTTAATCTATTTAAACTATTTTCATCAATAAATTTCATACTAATCTCCTAGAACATCAATTACTGGCACAGAAATTTCATTTTGCAATCTAGTTTTAAATTCTTCTTTATTAAAATCTACTCCTAAAGGCGAGTGAGGATTTGCAGTTACAAAAAGCAAATTTATCTTATTTAAAACTTTAAATTCTATACCACTTAACTTAGCTTTATTTAACAAAGAACTATTTAAGAAAAATTTAGTTCCATCTTCACCAAGAAGAGTCATATTTTCATAACTTCCTCTACTATTTATAAATGCTTCTATTATTTTAGGAGTTATTGCTCCTCTTATATAGAAATACTCTAAGTCTTTTTTCAAATATTCCTTTAAGATATTTGATAAATCTATTGAGTTACTCACTTCTAAAATTGCTACTTCTCCATTTTTATAAAATAAAACAGCTTTCTCATCTTTAAAGTCCTTTATTTTTTCTTTTATATTTTTATCCACTTCATCTAATCTTAAAAAATAGACAGTCTTTTTTGTTTCATCAACCACTTTTGTCATATCCAAAGACAATGCAGCTCCTGTTGATAAAATTGTTGCTTCACTTACATCACTTATAGCAGTGCTTTTTCTACCTAAAGCTCCATCTACAATAGAAATCTCACTACCAAATCTTTCCATAAGTTCAACCACAATTTTTACCTGTTTATTATAAGATGGCCCTGCGATATCCACATAGCCATCTGATAAGGCTCTAACTATAACTATACTTCCCATAGGAGTGGTGAAGTTTGTAACATACAAAATTTCTTTTGTAATATCACATTTACTTAAACAATCTCTCCCAGTTGCAATAATACTTCCTTCTCTTACATATATCCTAGGTTTATCAGTATTTGTAACAACGTCAATATCTTCACCATCTCTACCTATGGAAGTTAAGCCTAATTTTTTATTTTTTCCAATGTCAGCTATAAGTTTATTTAAAAGTGTGGTTTTTCCTACATTTTTTTCCATACCTATTATAGATATTCTTTTATATTTTTCAATAAACTTATATGTATCTAACATTTTTTATTTTTTCCCTTCAGCTTCTGCTCTCTTTTTATTTCTTTCATGTCTTGCTAAGTGGCTAGGTTCTAGTGACATCTTTAATCCTTCATCTAGCATGTAAACTCCACTTATTTCATACATCTTTTCATATTTTTCTTCATCATAACAAGGTTCATGTGTATAATTTTCTGGTTCAGTATAAGTTGTTATAACTCCTTCAAAGTTTCTTAAAACTACTCTATGAGGAGATTGAGAAATTACATATTGAGGCATTACTGGAGTTTTTCCTCCTCCACCAGGTGCGTCAACAACGAATGTTGGTACTGCATATCCTGATGTATGTCCTCTTAATCCTTCAATAATTTCTATACCTTTAGAAACCGGTGTTCTGAAGTGTTCAAGTCCCATAGACAAGTCACATTGATAAATATAGTAAGGTCTTACTCTCATCATTACTAAATCATGTACAAGTCTTTTCATTACAGGTACACTGTCATTTATTCCTCTTAACAATACACTTTGATTTCCTAAAGGAATTCCAGCATCTGCTAACATTTCACAAGCTTTTTTAGCTTCTGGTGTTACTTCTTGAGGATGGTTAAAGTGAGTATTCAACCAGATTGGGTGATATTTCTTTAACATATTACATAATTCTGGAGTAATTCTTTGAGGTAAAACAACTGGTGTTCTACTTCCTATTCTTATAATTTCAACATGAGGGATTGCTCTTAATTTTTGGATTATGCTTTCTAATTTTTTATCAGAAACTAAAAGTGCATCTCCTCCTGATAATAATACATCTCTTACTTGTGGAGTTTTTGCAATATATTCTATTGCTTTATCAATTCTATCCATAGGCATAGCATCATCACTAGAACCAGCAAATCTTCTACGAGTACAGTGTCTACAATACATAGAACACATATCTGTTATTAGAAGTAAAACTCTATCTGGATATCTATGAGTTAGTCCTGGTACTGGAGAGTCTTCATCTTCATGTAGAGGGTCTAACAAGTCAGCATCAGATTGATGTATTTCTTGTATAGTAGGGATAGCTTGTTTTCTTATAGGACATCTATCACTATTTAAATCTATCAATGAAAAATAATATGGAGTAATTGCCATTCTTAAAGTCTTTAAAGTTTCCTTAACTCCTTCTGTTTCTTCTTCACTTAATTCAACATATTTTTTTAAATCCTCAACACTTTCAAGTCTATTTTTTACTTGCCATGTCCAATCATTCCATTCTTCATCAGTTACATTTGGGAAAAATTTTTTTCTAGTATTAACAGTATTCATATAAATATCATCTCCTTACAACCTTATAATAAATAATAATTTACTTAATTATGTTTAATTCTACCAACATACTTTATAGATATAATTCATTAAATATTTCTCTTAAAGCTGCACTTTCTCTTAATTCTTCTAAAGTAATTGCAGCATGATCAACTGTATAACCATTTCCAACTATCATAGTTATATCTTTTCCTACTCCTTCTGCTCCTAATGCAGCTTTTGTGAATGAAGTTGCCATTGAGAAGAAATAAGCTATTCCAAAATCTTTTACTGGTAATATTGTAGACATTTCTGTGTTAGGTACATTTACACAGTTTATAGCAACATCCACTTCTTTACCATCATTTGCTGCAAGTACAGCATTTAAAACTTCCATAGGTTTTGTTGCATCAGCTATAACTATTCTTACTTTTGAACTAACTCTTTGAAGTAATGCTTTTTCTTTTTCATTTCTTACAACACCTATTACTTTTCCAGTAGGTCCTACTCTTTTAACTGCTTCATAAGCACAAAGCATTCCAGATTTTCCTGCTGAACCTAAAATTGCAACAGATTGACAAGGTTTTACAAGTTTTGCAACTTGTGCAGGTGCTCCTGCTACATCAAGTGCTGCTAATGCAAGAGTTTCTGACATATCTTTTGGAAGAATTGCATAGATTCCACTTTCAAATAATACTGCTTTACCTTTAATTTCAACTCTATCTATTGCAGGTTTTATATCTATTATTTCATCAATTCTTAATGGAGTTAATGAAAGAGAAACTAAAGTTGCTATTTTATCTCCAACTTTTAAATCAGTTTTTCCAACTAAATCATCACCAATTTTTTCAACTGTTCCTATTAACATTCCTCCAGAACCAGTTACAGGGTTTTGCATTTTACCTTTTTCTGCAACTATTTCTTTAATTTTTGCTTTTATTTTTTCTATATCATGTCCAGCTTCTTCTTCTATTTGAGTAAAAGATGCTGAATCTATATTTAGTGCTATTACATCTATTAAAATTTCATTTGAAAAAATTTCCATATCATTTGAAATTTTCTTTGCTGGTTGTGGTAAAACTCCTTCTGGTT from Fusobacterium simiae encodes the following:
- a CDS encoding Na+/H+ antiporter NhaC family protein, translating into MKKLWRFGMKAFLKLSPVFLLATLMVMKFDVLMAAPIASIYASFIAMILTKQKFNDIVNHAIDSVKEIQVALFILMAAYAMAEAFMSTGVGASLILIALKVGITAKTVAVVGAIVTSILSIATGTSWGTFAACAPVFLWLNHIVGGNLLLTTAAIAGGACFGDNIGLISDTTIVSSGIQDVEVVRRVRHQGVWSGLILLSGVIVIAIAGFTMGLPSTVGDPIQAIDSIPADVWTALAEKRESAVTLLNQVKSGVPLYMAIPLVIVLVLAFMGVQTFICLFSGLFFAYLFGMMAGTVTGTMDYLDMVVGGFSSAGSWVVVMMMWIAAFGGIMRSMNAFEPISKLFSRISGSVKQLMFYNGVLCLFGNAALADEMAQIVTIGPIIKEMVEENVEGSEEDMYVLRLRNATFSDAMAVFGSQLIPWHAYIAFYIGIASIVYPLHEFVPTDIIKYNFIAMIAVASILILTLTGLDRFVPLFKLPSEPAVRLKKQN
- a CDS encoding LysE/ArgO family amino acid transporter, producing the protein MEKYLQGFLVGLAYVAPIGVQNLFVINSAITQKRSKALLIALIVIFFDVTLAFACFFGIGLLIDKLEWLKLIILLVGSIVIIYIGQGLLRSKSELKKNDNMDIPLLKAITSACVVTWFNPQAIIDGTMMLGAFRATLPSDAGIYFILGVTSASFCWFMGLSIFISLFSHKFNNKVLRVINIVCGLVIIFYGVKLLLNFYKMIIHYIY
- the kamE gene encoding lysine 5,6-aminomutase subunit beta translates to MSSGLYSTEKRDFDTTLDLTQIKPYGDTMNDGKVQMSFTLPVACNEKGVEAALQLARKMGFVNPAVAFSEALDKEFSFYVVYGATSFSVDYTAIKVQALEIDTMDMHECEKYIEENFDREVVMVGASTGTDAHTVGIDAIMNMKGYAGHYGLERYKGVRAYNLGSQVPNEEFIKKAIELKADALLVSQTVTQKDVHIENLTNLVELLEAEGLRDKIILIAGGARITNDLAKELGYDAGFGPGKYADDVATFILKEMVERGMNK
- the kamD gene encoding lysine 5,6-aminomutase subunit alpha produces the protein MAKLDLDWELVKEARESAKKIAADSQVFIDAHSTVTVERTICRLLGIDGVDEFGVPLPNVVVDFIKDNGNISLGVAKYIGNAMIETKLQPQEIAEKIAKKELDITKMQWHDDFDIQLALKDITHATVERIKANRKAREDYLEQFGGDKKGPYIYVIVATGNIYEDVTQAVAAARQGADVVAVIRTTGQSLLDFVPFGATTEGFGGTMATQENFRIMRKALDDVGVELGRYIRLCNYCSGLCMPEIAAMGALERLDMMLNDALYGILFRDINMKRTLVDQFFSRIINGFAGVIINTGEDNYLTTADAIEEAHTVLASQFINEQFALIAGLPEEQMGLGHAFEMEPGTTNGFLLELAQAQMAREIFPKAPLKYMPPTKFMTGNIFKGHIQDALFNIVTITTGQKVHLLGMLTEAIHTPFMSDRALSIENARYIFNNLKDFGNDIEFKKGGIMNTRAQEVLKKAADLLKTIETMGIFKTIEKGVFGGVRRPIDGGKGLAGVFEKDSTYFNPFIPLMLGGDK
- the kamC gene encoding lysine 5,6-aminomutase reactivase ATPase KamC, which encodes MKFIDENSLNRLNFKELLSRIDMYSGYGKSKLNNLSNFLVGEEEKLEKEFERMEKIYNLISNDKREMLKLEMILYKFDNIRKTVDNAINNIILDTVDLFELKVQLMAMIELNLLLNENRDVFSDYILEDIGELLKALDPNNEKIATFYIYESYSVILKEIRRQKKEVENRLFNETDYETIQKLKNERLSILVDEEREEFKIRRNLTGLVKEFAPIFLNNTEKIGELDFVLGKVRFAKEYNGIKPIVSKKKEIILKDAVNLEVKEVLETKNKKYTPISIKLNVGTTMITGANMGGKSVALKTIAENVLLFQMGFFVFAKYASIPLLDFIFFVSDDMQDISKGLSTFGAEIIKLKEINSYVKNGTGLIVFDEFARGTNPKEGQKFVRALAKYLNEKSSISVITTHFDSVVENNMKHYQVVGLKNLDFENLKNSLKANNSLELIQDNMDFTLEESIETEVPKDALNIAKLIGLDDEISEMIYKEYEWEEQ
- the kamB gene encoding lysine 5,6-aminomutase reactivase subunit KamB, producing the protein MLDTYKFIEKYKRISIIGMEKNVGKTTLLNKLIADIGKNKKLGLTSIGRDGEDIDVVTNTDKPRIYVREGSIIATGRDCLSKCDITKEILYVTNFTTPMGSIVIVRALSDGYVDIAGPSYNKQVKIVVELMERFGSEISIVDGALGRKSTAISDVSEATILSTGAALSLDMTKVVDETKKTVYFLRLDEVDKNIKEKIKDFKDEKAVLFYKNGEVAILEVSNSIDLSNILKEYLKKDLEYFYIRGAITPKIIEAFINSRGSYENMTLLGEDGTKFFLNSSLLNKAKLSGIEFKVLNKINLLFVTANPHSPLGVDFNKEEFKTRLQNEISVPVIDVLGD
- the kamA gene encoding lysine 2,3-aminomutase yields the protein MNTVNTRKKFFPNVTDEEWNDWTWQVKNRLESVEDLKKYVELSEEETEGVKETLKTLRMAITPYYFSLIDLNSDRCPIRKQAIPTIQEIHQSDADLLDPLHEDEDSPVPGLTHRYPDRVLLLITDMCSMYCRHCTRRRFAGSSDDAMPMDRIDKAIEYIAKTPQVRDVLLSGGDALLVSDKKLESIIQKLRAIPHVEIIRIGSRTPVVLPQRITPELCNMLKKYHPIWLNTHFNHPQEVTPEAKKACEMLADAGIPLGNQSVLLRGINDSVPVMKRLVHDLVMMRVRPYYIYQCDLSMGLEHFRTPVSKGIEIIEGLRGHTSGYAVPTFVVDAPGGGGKTPVMPQYVISQSPHRVVLRNFEGVITTYTEPENYTHEPCYDEEKYEKMYEISGVYMLDEGLKMSLEPSHLARHERNKKRAEAEGKK
- the kdd gene encoding L-erythro-3,5-diaminohexanoate dehydrogenase; this translates as MKKGCKYGTHRVIEPEGVLPQPAKKISNDMEIFSNEILIDVIALNIDSASFTQIEEEAGHDIEKIKAKIKEIVAEKGKMQNPVTGSGGMLIGTVEKIGDDLVGKTDLKVGDKIATLVSLSLTPLRIDEIIDIKPAIDRVEIKGKAVLFESGIYAILPKDMSETLALAALDVAGAPAQVAKLVKPCQSVAILGSAGKSGMLCAYEAVKRVGPTGKVIGVVRNEKEKALLQRVSSKVRIVIADATKPMEVLNAVLAANDGKEVDVAINCVNVPNTEMSTILPVKDFGIAYFFSMATSFTKAALGAEGVGKDITMIVGNGYTVDHAAITLEELRESAALREIFNELYL